CGCGGCTTCATCCGGTACGGCGAAGGCTATAGCGAGATCGTCTACCTCGAAGAAGGGGACTTCGTCTTCGTTCCGCCGTACATGCCGCACATTGAAGGCAACGCCAGCAAAACTGAAGAGCTGGTCTGGATGACCACCCGCACGCCGGACAACATCGTGGTGAACCTCGAGGACCAGGACATCGTTGACCTGGAGATCGACTACCGCTCGTAGCGGATGAGGCGAGCGATCGCTCGCTCCAATACTGAGACACCTAAGTATTTACCCTGCTGTTTCAACTGGAGGCCTGTATGAGCACCACCATCACGGAAGTAGAGGCGTCGACGGCGACCGCCGAAGCCCCCACCGTGCACGAACTTCTCCAGGAGAAGCTCGAACAGTCGCGGCTGGGCGGTTCAGAGAAGAACCGAAAGAAGATCATTGAATCCGGCAAGCTGCTGGTGCGTGAGCGCCTCGCCCTGCTGTTCGACGACAACGAATACATTGAAGACGGCCTGTTGGCCCGGTTCGAAGACGGGCTCCCGGGAGACGCCGTCGTTATCGCGTTCGGTCGCGTCGACGGCCGCCAGGTGTGCGTCATCGCGAACGACTACAGCGTCAAGGCCGGCACTTGGGGCAACCGGACCTTCGAGAAGATCACCGCAGCCCAAGAGAAGTCCAACGCCGCGGGAATCCCGCTCATTTACCTGTTCGATTCCGCCGGTGCGCGCATCGACGAGCAGTTCGAGAGCTTCGCGGGCCGCCATGCCTGGGGCAACATCTTCTACAACCAGGTCCAGATCTCCGGCCGTGTCCCGCAGGTGTGCGCACTCTTCGGTCCGTCCCCGGCCGGTTCGGCTTACGTTCCCGCGCTGTGCGACATGACCATCATGGTCCGAGGCCATGCCACGGCCTATCTGGGTTCGCCCCGCCTGGCCGAAATGGTCACCGGCGAGAAGGTCACTCTTGAGGAAATGGGTGGCGCGGAAATGCACTGCAGCGTCTCCGGCCTGGGTGACGTCCTGGTTGAAGATGATGCAGAAGCCATCGCCGCAATCCGCGTTTGGCTCAGCTTCCTCCCGGCCAACTGGGAGCAACCCGCACCCTTGGCCCCCGCCCTTGAACCGCGCCCTGGCCGCACGCTGCAGGAGATCGTCCCCCTTCGGGAGGCCGAGGTCTTCGACATGGAGGAGTTCGTTGAATCCTTGGTGGATGAAGGCAGCTGGTTCCCGTATAAGGAACTCTTCGCGCCGGAGATGCTGACCGGCTTCGCCCGAATCGGTGGACGTCCAGTGGGCTTGGTGGGAAACCAGCCGAAGCACATGGGCGGCTCGATCTTCCCTGATTCCTCGGACAAGGCCGCACGCTTCATCTGGATCTGCAACGCCTACAACATCCCCATCATCTTCCTGGTGGATATTGCCGGGTACATGATCGGTTCGGCCGTGGAACGCCAGGGCATCATCCGTCACGGCGCCAAGATGATCTTCGCAGTCTCAGAGTGCCGCGTCCCGCGCATCACCGTGCTGGTCCGCAAGGCCTACGGCGGCGGCTACCTGGCAATGTCCGGCGCTCCCATGAACCCGGATGCCGTCATCGCCCTCCCGACGGCCCGCCCCGCCCTCATGGGCCCGGACGCTGCCGTGAACGGCGTCTACTACAACCAGATCCACGAAATCGAGGATCCGGAAGAGCGCCGCAAGTTCATTGCCGAGAAGCAGGCCGAGTACGCCGAGGGAATCGACGTCTTCAAGATCGCCAATGCCAACGCCGTTGAGGCTGTGGTCCCCGCCAATGAGCTGCGCTCGGACCTGATGGTCCGCCTGGACCTCTACGGCCGCCGCAAAGCCGTGCCGGTGGAGCGCCGCCAAGCTGTCACGCCGGCCTAGGGGGACGCGGATGATCAAAGTGGTGGCAGTCCTCAAAGCCAAGGAGGGCGTGAGCCGGGATGAGTTCCTGTACAAGTGGAACGTCGAACATCCCGTCCTGGTACGCAAACTTCCCGGGCTGCGGCGCTACAGGCAGAACCCGGCGATCGAGCACCGCAAGGAGTGGCCGTTCAACGGGATGGCCGAGCTCTGGTTCGATTCGGTTGCTGGTGTGAAGATTGCGTACTCGGGTGAAGAAGCCCGGAAACTGTTCGAGCACGAGCATGAGTTCCTGGCCGACATGCAGTGGTTCCTGGCTGAAGAGGTCGAGGTTGACCTTGAGCCTGTGGAAGCAGTCCCTGTTTCGTAAGGCGCGGACAAGCTGAAGACCAAAAGGGCCGGATCCGTCGGGATCCGGCCCTTTTGGCCATTGCAGATCAGGCATTCAGCAGTTCAGGCCTGCGCAGTTCGACCCCACGCCCCGGTGGGCCGTCCCTATTAAGGCGGGTTCCGCCGTCGGGAGCCCTTCAACGGTGTGGTTCACGCCCGAAGTGCGCAGGTATTGAAGGTGGGCGGCTGTTTCGCTGAGGGCCAGCCGGAGCTGGAGGTTCCCCAGGGAATCGAAGCCGCGGGACCACGTGAGCCGCGACGCGACTGACCACACAGTGGGGTTCCCCTGCGCCTCCAGTTCCCGCATTACTTCTTCCGAGCGCTCCAAGTTCATGGATTTCAGTGCCAGCACCCGGTCCCGGAGTCCCCTGAAGCGGTATTCGTGGGCCGGCAGGACCTCGAAGTGCGTCTCCGCCTCCAAACGCCCAAGGGATTCCATGCAGCTGCGCAGGGGGTCGGCGTCGCCGCGGATCTCCAGGGAAACGTTGGGGGAGATGCGCGGCAGTACGTGGTCTCCGCTGAGGAAGACTTCGCGGCCGGCGTCGCGGAGGCAGATGTGGCCGGGTGTGTGGCCGGGGGTTTCGACGACGGTGAGCGGCCGACCGTGGATGGGGACCGCGTCACCGTCGCCCAGCCGAAGATCCGGATCCGCAAGCTGCTTGAGATGCATTAGCTTGTCCACGTTCATGGCAGCTTCATCGAGCCGGCCTTCGGGGACGCCCCACGAGCGCATGCGGGCCCGGTCCGCTTCGCTCTCGACGGCGGGATCGTCAAAGACAGAGATATGGCGCTGCTCGGCCTGGCCCAGCGCAAGCCAGGCGCCTGACCGTCTCCTCAGCCAGGACGCCATTCCCAGGTGGTCCGTGTGAAAGTGCGTCGCCACAATGCCCGTGACGTCTGTCAGCCCAACACCGGCTGCCCGGAGGCCTGCCTGCAGGTCCAACCGTCCTTGCGGGCTGTCGAAGCCCGGGTCGATGACAAGGTAGTCAGGGCCGCTGAAAAGAAGGTAGGACAGCGTGTAACGCATGGGGTTGCCCGGGAACACTACGGGGATGGACCACAACCCTTCGCCGACGTTCTCGACAGGAGGTTGGACTTTGTTCAACCACGCCTCGCGCTGCCGCGTGCCGGTGATCTCCACGCGTTCAGCCTTGGGCGGGGTCGAACAGGCGGAAGACCTGGGTGGCCCCGCCGTCGATCACCAGGTCCGCGCCGTTGATGCTCCGCGCATCATCAGTCAACAGGAACGCAATCAGGGCGCCGATCTCATCGGGGTCCACGATCTTGCCTGTGGGTACCTTGTTGGGAACCTGGTCGCGCACTTCCCGGATCACCATGGGTGTGTCCACTACGCCCGGGCACACGGAATTGACGGTGATGCCGGTGCCCCAGAAATCCACCAGCAGCGAGCGGGTGAGGTTGGAGAGCCCGGCCTTGGATGCGGCATAGCTCGGGTAGGGGTAGCCGGTGGTCCCGGCAATGGAGGAGACGTTGACAATACGGCCCCAGTTGGCGGCGAGCAGGTCCTCCGCGAAGGCTCGGATGAGCGCAAACGGCCCCACCAGGTTGATGTCGATCGCCCGTGAGAAGGACGCGACGCTGTGGTCCAAGAGCATCTTCCGATCCAGGATTCCGGCAGCGTTGACCAGTGCGTGGACCTCACCCACCGTCTCGTTGACAGCGGCACGCAACCGCTCGACGTCGTCCTCCCGCGTCACGTCCGCGGCGAACGCATGAGCGTTGATTCCTTGTGCGCGGAGTTCGTCGACGGCGGCTTGGCAGCGTTCCAGGTCCAGGTCGACGCACACCAGCGTGTGTCCGGCGTTGCCCAGCCGCTTGTTGATACCGCGGCACATACCGCCCGCGGCTCCCGTAATCAGCACATTGAGGTTGCGCTGCGTGGCGGTGTTTTGCTCGGACATGGTCTGGTCCCTCTCTGGTCCGGATTTCAGTTGGCAGTTTGAAGTGCGGGATAGTCTGTGTAACCCTTGGGCCCGCCGCCGTAAAGGCCTTCAGGGCGGAGCCCGGCCAGCTCGGCACCCAACCGGACCCTCAGCGGCAGGTCCGGGTTGGAGATGAAGAGCCTTCCGAAGCCCACGAGGTCCGCTTCCCCGGATCCGATGGTCGCTGCCGCTGTTCGCGGTGTGTGCCCGCCGGTGACGATGACGGGACCGTCGAAGAGTGCGCCCAGCTCGGAGCTGGTGATGGGTTCTGCGTGGTCGGCGCTGTCCACTGCTCCGGCGATTCCCGGCTCCACCAGATGGAGGTAGGCGAGGCCGCGCGGGCTGATGCTGCGGACCAGGGCACAGTAAAGGGCGCGCTTGTCAGGATCGAAGACGTCCATCCACGTTGAGGATGGCGAAATGCGCACGCCGATCCTGTTTGCAGGCACATGGGAACTGACGGCGTCGATGACCTCGTTGAGGAAGCGCAGACGGTTCTCCACGGATCCGCCGTATTGGTCGGTCCGTCGGTTCGAGCTGGAGTTGAGGAACTGGTCGAAGAGGTAGCCGTTTGCCGCGTGCAGTTCCACTCCGTCAAAGCCGGCAGCCATGGCGTTGCGTCCTGCCACGGCGAACTGCTCCACGATTTCCCGGATTCCGTGGATGCTGAGCTCACGCGGCTCTTCGAAGGGGACCCGGCCCTGCGGGCTCCTGTACTGCCATCCCGTGATGGCGATGGCCGACGGCGCGCAGGGCTTGCCGCCGTCGGGCTGCACGGAAGAATGGGCCTGCCGTCCCACATGCCACAACTGGGCATAGACCGCAGCTCCTTGGGACTTTGCCGCTGCCACCACGGGCCGCCAGCCCTGTACTTGATGCTCTGAATAAAGCCCGGGCACCCTTGCGTAGGAAGCGCCCTGCGGTGAAACCACCGTGCCCTCGCTGATGACCAACCCGGCACCCGAGCGCTGACGGTAGTACTCCGCCATGAGGGGAGTGGGGACGCCGTTGTCCCCGGCCCGGCTTCGCGTCAGGGGCGGAAGGACCATGCGATTGGGCAGGGTCTGGCCGCCAAGGTCCATTGGCTGAAAAAGCTGATCGAACAAGACACACCTTCAATCCAAGGAGTACGATCGTTCGTACGTTCAAGTTTCAGTGAACGAGGTTGTGACAGGAAAGTCAACATGCGCGCCCGCCCGCCCCACGCTGCAATCCGGCGTGGCGGACAAGGAAAAATGCCGGCGCATCACAGAAAAGGTGGCAGCAATGACGGAGCTTGTGGAGCGGAGCAGCGCCGAAGTAATTCGGGCCGAGGCCGCCAAATTGTTCTTCGAGCGCGGGTATGACGCCACCAGCCTGCGCCAGGTTGCCGCGGCGTCAGGGCTCCGCGTGGGGAGCCTTTACAACCACATCGACAGCAAGGAGCACCTGCTGCTCCAGATCATGGGCGGCATCATGAATGACCTGATGGCTTCCATGAAGCTGGCGATCGACTTCGACGGTGATGCCGTCGCCAGGCTTCGGGCCGCCCTGGCCGCGCACCTGAAATTCCATGCTGAGCGCGCCCGCGAAGTCTTCATTGGCAACGCCGAATTGCGCTCCCTTTCCAAGGAAGCGCGGGACGTGGTGATCGCCAAGCGCCACGAGTATGAACTGCTCCTGCAGGACCTGATCGAGGAGGCCGGCCGCGCGGGGCTGGCCGATGTGGTGGATGCGCGCCTTCATGTTTACAGCTTTGTTGCCCAAGCAACGCACATTGCAGGGTGGTTCAAGCCGGGCGGGCGCATGTCCCTGGACGAAATCGTGGAGATCTACACCCGCATGGCCCTCCGTGAGCTCCGCGTCGAGGGTGCCTGAGCCCACATCCTTCAAAAACCCGCCTAATTCTCTGTGGCACATTGCACAAACGCTCGTTCGGACGTACGCTTGTTCGTATCGAAGGAGTTGCCAATGTCGGCAGCTTTCTGACAGCAGATTTTTGGTTCCAGAGAGGCAACGATGCGAACTATTGGAGACTGGATCCGGCTGAACAGCCGACGCAATCCCGCGAGGGAAGCGTTCGTCGGCGTCGACGGCAGAGTCACCTTCGGCGAGGCCGCCGAGAGGGCGTGGCAGTTGGCCAGGGGACTGAGGGACGCGGGCGTGGTCCACGGCACGGGCGTGGGAGTACTGGCCGGAAATTCAGTGTTCAACGCCGAAGCCTTCTTTGGTACCGCCGCTGCCGGGGGTGTCTACATCGCCTACAACTGGCGGTGGGCCCCGGCTGAGCTGGCTGCAGGGATCCTGGAAACGGAAGCCAAGGTCATCCTCGCCGAGGAAGCGCACCTTCCGCTCCTCGAAGAGGCGTTGCAGATCCTCGCCGAAGGCGACAAGGAACTGCCAATGGTGGTCCGGCAGGGTCGCGAGATCGAGGCGCTTCGCGTCGGCACCGGCCCCATCGAAGATGTGGCCACACCTGAGTCGGCTCTGTGCATCATCTACACCGGCGGCAGTACGGGTACCCCCAAAGGCGTCGTATTGTCCCACCGCTCGGCCATGGCGAACGCGATTAATGAAATGTACGACTGCGGAGTCGGCAGCCGGGAAAACGAACGCGGACTGATTGTCACTCCGCTCTTCCATTCCGCAGGCCTGCTGTGCTGGCTCGTGCCACATTTCATCGCGGGCGCCACGAGTGTCATAGCGGAGAAATTCACTGAAGAATCCGTGGTTGACCTGGTCGGCCGGGAGTCGATCACCAATACGTTCATGATCCCCAACATGATGCGCAAGCTCATGGACACGGGCGTCCTTGGCGATCCGGCTATCCGCAAGAACCTGAAGGCCGTGCACACCGGCGCCGGCTTGCTTCGCATGCCGGACAAGCAACTCTTTACGGAAATGCTCCCTGGAACGGAGCTCTATTTCCGCTACGGCCTCACTGAAGCCGGTCCCATGGTCACCAGGCTCAAGCCCTCGGACATGCTGGATCCTGCGGTGGACGGCTCGATCGGTACGGAGTACTTCCTGGTGGAAGCCCAGCTGCAGGATCCCTTGGGACAGGAAGTGGCTCCTGGAGAACTCGGCGAGATCTGCGTGCGCGGGCCAGGCATCATGACCGGCTACTACGGTCGCCCGGATGCCACGGCAGAAGCAATGCTGGGTGGTTGGCTGCACACCGGAGACCTCGCTACCCGCGATGAACGCGGCTACTTCTACTTCCGCGACCGCCTCAAGGAAATGATCAAGACGGGCGGGGAAAATGTGTACTCAGCCGAGATCGAGCAGATCCTGCACATGCACCCCTCCGTCCTGGAGGCCGTCGTCGTCGGTGTTCCGGATCCCAAGTGGGATGAGGAAGTCCGGGCTGTCGTGGTATTGCGCAGCGGAGTCAGCGTCGATGCCGCAGAGCTCTCGGCGTTCCTTCGCCAGCACCTGGCCGGCTACAAGATCCCCAAAAAGATGGTGTTCATGCGACCGGAGGAACTGCCCCGGTCCGCAGCAGGAAAACTGGTGAAGAGCCAGCTCAAAGTAAATCTGGGATGGAACGCATGAAACTGGCAACAATCCGCACTGAAAACGGAACGCGGGCGGCAGTGCTCGACGGCGGCAAGCTGGTTCCGCTCGACTTCACCGACGTGGGGGCCTGGCTGAGGGCCGGGGCTCCGGAGTGGTCGGGATTGGCGGCCGGCTCACCCGTCAGCCCGGACGACGCCGACTTCGCGCCGGTGATTACCGAACCGCGGAAGATCATCTGCGTCGGGCTGAACTATCGGGACCACATCCTTGAGATGGGCCGGGAACTGCCCGAACATCCCACCCTGTTCGCCAAGTTCTCCGACTCACTGATCGGAGCGCACGACGATATCGTGCTCCCGCCCGGCTCTGCCAGCGTCGATTGGGAAGCGGAGCTGGCCGTGGTTGTCGGCACCACCGTTAACCGCGCGGACCAAACTGAGGCGAGGAACGCCGTCGCCGGTTTCTCGGTAGCCAACGATGTCAGCGCCCGTGACTTCCAACGCCGCACGCCGGAGTGGCTCCAAGGCAAGACGTTCGACCAAACCACACCCCTGGGCCCCTACTTCGTCACCTCGGACGAGACAGGAGCTGAGCCGGACCTCGATATCAGCTGCTCCGTGGACGGGGTCACCAAGCAGCACTCTCGCACAGGGGAACTGGTCTTCGGCCCGGTGGAGCTCATCCAATATATTTCGGCCATCACCACGCTGCGGGCCGGAGACGTCATCCTCACCGGCACCCCGGGCGGGGTTGGAGATGGAATGAACCCCAAGGAGTTCCTTGAGGCCGGTTCCATCCTTGAAACGAGCATCAACACCCTCGGCTCCGCGAGCAACCGCTGCGTCCTCCGCTGACGCCCCGACTTTAAGACACGACAAGGAACCACCATGTTTAGCAAAATCCTGATCGCCAACCGTGGCGAAATTGCCGTACGGGTCATCCGCAGCTGCCGTTCGCTTGGCATCAAGTCCGTGGCTGTCCACTCCGAGGCCGACTCTGCGTCGATGCACGTCCGCGAAGCCGATGAGGCCGTGAACCTGGGTGCAGGCGCAGCCAGCGAGAACTACTTGAACATCGAGCGCATCATCGGCGCAGCCCTGGAGACCGGCGCAGAGGCGATCCACCCCGGCTACGGCTTCCTCTCTGAAAACGCAGCCTTTGCCAAGGCTGTGGTGGACGCCGGACTGGCATTCATCGGCCCCAGCCCCGAAGCCATCTCCACCATGGGAGAGAAGGTGGCTGCCCGCGCTGTTGCGGTCGCCGCCGAGGTGCCTCTTGCACCCGGCTCACGGGACGCGATCTCCGGTGCGGCCGATGTGATCGCTTTCGGCGCACAGCACGGCTACCCGATCCTGGTGAAGGCCTCTGCCGGCGGGGGAGGCCGTGGCATGCGCCTCGTGGAGTCGGAGGAGCAAGCTGAGGAAGCCGTAGCCGCAGCGGTCCGTGAAGCGACCGCAGCCTTCGGCAACGGGGAAGTTTACTTGGAGCGGTACCTGACCAGTGCCCGGCACGTAGAGGTGCAGGTCTTCGCGGACAAACTGGGCAACACCGTCTACGTGGGTGACAGGGACTGCTCCGTGCAGCGCCGCCACCAGAAGCTCGTCGAAGAGTCACCGGCCCCGGGCCTGTCCGCGGAACTGCGTGCCGCCATGGGGGCCGCCGCAGTCCGGCTTGCCGAGCAGGTCGGCTACACCGGAGCAGGAACCGTGGAATTCCTGGTGGAGGGGGAGAACTTCTACTTCCTGGAGATGAACACCCGTATCCAGGTGGAGCACCCGGTCACCGAGATGGTGCACGGCGTGGACCTCATCGCGGAACAGATCAAGGTTGCCGCCGGCGAGGAACTCAGCATCCGTGATTCGCTGGTGCCGCAGGGTGCCGCCATCGAGGCCCGCATCAACGCCGAAGATGTCGCCGGCGGACGATTCCTCCCCGCTCCGGGACTCATCGAGGAGCTGAAGGCACCTGAAGGCGAGGGGCTCCGTTTCGATGCAGGCTACCAAAGCGGTGACGAGGTCCTGCCTTACTACGACAGCCTGATCGGCAAGCTCATCGCCTACGGCCCGGACCGCGAGACCGCGCTGGCCAGGCTGGAACAGGGACTCCAGGAACTGCTCGTCCGCGGCGTCCCCACCACCGTCCCCGCCTCGCTGGCAGTCATCCGGCACGAGGACTTCAAATCGGCTCAGTTCACCACCCGCTGGTTGGAAGAGAAGGTCGACTTCTCGGAGGAACCGGAAGAAGAAGAACCACTGGCCCGCAACGAGGTTGAGGTGGGCGGCCGGTTCTACATCATTCCGCAGTTCTCCGACCGCCCGGGAGCTTTCGCGGGCGCCACGGCTGCGTACCCCGCCGCTCCCGCCGAGGAAGCGTCGGCCGGGCAGCGGACACGCAGCACCCGGGCCCGCGGCAAGGGCAAGGCCAGTGACGGCAGCGTCAAGGCCCCCATGCAGGGAACCATCATCAAGGTCAACGTCGAAGAAGGCCAGATGGTAGCCCCGGGCGATGTCCTCTTCGTCCTTGAGGCGATGAAGATGGAGAACCCCATCCAGGCGCCGGCGGCCGGCATCGTAGGACCCATCCACGCAGTGGTCGGCGATTCCATGGCCGCAGGAACCCTGCTTACCCAGCTCGTCCTGGAAGGTGCAGCCTGATGAAGCCCTTCCGTTCAATCCTCTTTGTCCCCGGCCACAAGCGAAGCTGGATCGACAAAGCACTGGCCTCTGAAGCCGACGCCATCATCATCGACCTCGAGGACTCCGTTCCGGAAGCGGACAAGGCCTTGGCGCGGGCCAACGCCAAGGACGCCCTGGACGCCCACAGCAGTGAC
The Paenarthrobacter ureafaciens genome window above contains:
- a CDS encoding EthD family reductase, whose amino-acid sequence is MIKVVAVLKAKEGVSRDEFLYKWNVEHPVLVRKLPGLRRYRQNPAIEHRKEWPFNGMAELWFDSVAGVKIAYSGEEARKLFEHEHEFLADMQWFLAEEVEVDLEPVEAVPVS
- a CDS encoding alkene reductase, which produces MFDQLFQPMDLGGQTLPNRMVLPPLTRSRAGDNGVPTPLMAEYYRQRSGAGLVISEGTVVSPQGASYARVPGLYSEHQVQGWRPVVAAAKSQGAAVYAQLWHVGRQAHSSVQPDGGKPCAPSAIAITGWQYRSPQGRVPFEEPRELSIHGIREIVEQFAVAGRNAMAAGFDGVELHAANGYLFDQFLNSSSNRRTDQYGGSVENRLRFLNEVIDAVSSHVPANRIGVRISPSSTWMDVFDPDKRALYCALVRSISPRGLAYLHLVEPGIAGAVDSADHAEPITSSELGALFDGPVIVTGGHTPRTAAATIGSGEADLVGFGRLFISNPDLPLRVRLGAELAGLRPEGLYGGGPKGYTDYPALQTAN
- a CDS encoding fumarylacetoacetate hydrolase family protein; translation: MKLATIRTENGTRAAVLDGGKLVPLDFTDVGAWLRAGAPEWSGLAAGSPVSPDDADFAPVITEPRKIICVGLNYRDHILEMGRELPEHPTLFAKFSDSLIGAHDDIVLPPGSASVDWEAELAVVVGTTVNRADQTEARNAVAGFSVANDVSARDFQRRTPEWLQGKTFDQTTPLGPYFVTSDETGAEPDLDISCSVDGVTKQHSRTGELVFGPVELIQYISAITTLRAGDVILTGTPGGVGDGMNPKEFLEAGSILETSINTLGSASNRCVLR
- a CDS encoding acetyl/propionyl/methylcrotonyl-CoA carboxylase subunit alpha — translated: MFSKILIANRGEIAVRVIRSCRSLGIKSVAVHSEADSASMHVREADEAVNLGAGAASENYLNIERIIGAALETGAEAIHPGYGFLSENAAFAKAVVDAGLAFIGPSPEAISTMGEKVAARAVAVAAEVPLAPGSRDAISGAADVIAFGAQHGYPILVKASAGGGGRGMRLVESEEQAEEAVAAAVREATAAFGNGEVYLERYLTSARHVEVQVFADKLGNTVYVGDRDCSVQRRHQKLVEESPAPGLSAELRAAMGAAAVRLAEQVGYTGAGTVEFLVEGENFYFLEMNTRIQVEHPVTEMVHGVDLIAEQIKVAAGEELSIRDSLVPQGAAIEARINAEDVAGGRFLPAPGLIEELKAPEGEGLRFDAGYQSGDEVLPYYDSLIGKLIAYGPDRETALARLEQGLQELLVRGVPTTVPASLAVIRHEDFKSAQFTTRWLEEKVDFSEEPEEEEPLARNEVEVGGRFYIIPQFSDRPGAFAGATAAYPAAPAEEASAGQRTRSTRARGKGKASDGSVKAPMQGTIIKVNVEEGQMVAPGDVLFVLEAMKMENPIQAPAAGIVGPIHAVVGDSMAAGTLLTQLVLEGAA
- a CDS encoding MBL fold metallo-hydrolase codes for the protein MEITGTRQREAWLNKVQPPVENVGEGLWSIPVVFPGNPMRYTLSYLLFSGPDYLVIDPGFDSPQGRLDLQAGLRAAGVGLTDVTGIVATHFHTDHLGMASWLRRRSGAWLALGQAEQRHISVFDDPAVESEADRARMRSWGVPEGRLDEAAMNVDKLMHLKQLADPDLRLGDGDAVPIHGRPLTVVETPGHTPGHICLRDAGREVFLSGDHVLPRISPNVSLEIRGDADPLRSCMESLGRLEAETHFEVLPAHEYRFRGLRDRVLALKSMNLERSEEVMRELEAQGNPTVWSVASRLTWSRGFDSLGNLQLRLALSETAAHLQYLRTSGVNHTVEGLPTAEPALIGTAHRGVGSNCAGLNC
- a CDS encoding SDR family NAD(P)-dependent oxidoreductase, with the protein product MSEQNTATQRNLNVLITGAAGGMCRGINKRLGNAGHTLVCVDLDLERCQAAVDELRAQGINAHAFAADVTREDDVERLRAAVNETVGEVHALVNAAGILDRKMLLDHSVASFSRAIDINLVGPFALIRAFAEDLLAANWGRIVNVSSIAGTTGYPYPSYAASKAGLSNLTRSLLVDFWGTGITVNSVCPGVVDTPMVIREVRDQVPNKVPTGKIVDPDEIGALIAFLLTDDARSINGADLVIDGGATQVFRLFDPAQG
- a CDS encoding class I adenylate-forming enzyme family protein is translated as MRTIGDWIRLNSRRNPAREAFVGVDGRVTFGEAAERAWQLARGLRDAGVVHGTGVGVLAGNSVFNAEAFFGTAAAGGVYIAYNWRWAPAELAAGILETEAKVILAEEAHLPLLEEALQILAEGDKELPMVVRQGREIEALRVGTGPIEDVATPESALCIIYTGGSTGTPKGVVLSHRSAMANAINEMYDCGVGSRENERGLIVTPLFHSAGLLCWLVPHFIAGATSVIAEKFTEESVVDLVGRESITNTFMIPNMMRKLMDTGVLGDPAIRKNLKAVHTGAGLLRMPDKQLFTEMLPGTELYFRYGLTEAGPMVTRLKPSDMLDPAVDGSIGTEYFLVEAQLQDPLGQEVAPGELGEICVRGPGIMTGYYGRPDATAEAMLGGWLHTGDLATRDERGYFYFRDRLKEMIKTGGENVYSAEIEQILHMHPSVLEAVVVGVPDPKWDEEVRAVVVLRSGVSVDAAELSAFLRQHLAGYKIPKKMVFMRPEELPRSAAGKLVKSQLKVNLGWNA
- a CDS encoding TetR/AcrR family transcriptional regulator, with amino-acid sequence MTELVERSSAEVIRAEAAKLFFERGYDATSLRQVAAASGLRVGSLYNHIDSKEHLLLQIMGGIMNDLMASMKLAIDFDGDAVARLRAALAAHLKFHAERAREVFIGNAELRSLSKEARDVVIAKRHEYELLLQDLIEEAGRAGLADVVDARLHVYSFVAQATHIAGWFKPGGRMSLDEIVEIYTRMALRELRVEGA
- a CDS encoding acyl-CoA carboxylase subunit beta produces the protein MSTTITEVEASTATAEAPTVHELLQEKLEQSRLGGSEKNRKKIIESGKLLVRERLALLFDDNEYIEDGLLARFEDGLPGDAVVIAFGRVDGRQVCVIANDYSVKAGTWGNRTFEKITAAQEKSNAAGIPLIYLFDSAGARIDEQFESFAGRHAWGNIFYNQVQISGRVPQVCALFGPSPAGSAYVPALCDMTIMVRGHATAYLGSPRLAEMVTGEKVTLEEMGGAEMHCSVSGLGDVLVEDDAEAIAAIRVWLSFLPANWEQPAPLAPALEPRPGRTLQEIVPLREAEVFDMEEFVESLVDEGSWFPYKELFAPEMLTGFARIGGRPVGLVGNQPKHMGGSIFPDSSDKAARFIWICNAYNIPIIFLVDIAGYMIGSAVERQGIIRHGAKMIFAVSECRVPRITVLVRKAYGGGYLAMSGAPMNPDAVIALPTARPALMGPDAAVNGVYYNQIHEIEDPEERRKFIAEKQAEYAEGIDVFKIANANAVEAVVPANELRSDLMVRLDLYGRRKAVPVERRQAVTPA